A stretch of the Uranotaenia lowii strain MFRU-FL chromosome 3, ASM2978415v1, whole genome shotgun sequence genome encodes the following:
- the LOC129755619 gene encoding polyserase-2-like isoform X1 — MRIVSVLATALFWFQVNCSDDDEFTGNNALYRCGIQKRFGEQLIHHGWSAELGQWPWHVALYQEESGNFSYKCGGTLIDQRHILTAAHCVVQKNGLPFEGDKLMVELGKHDLYDYPDQVQVRNVSEVHVHPEYSPNRHDIAVLVLEKIVRYSDFVVPICMEDVRRGLRDDLIGERGWVAGWGLDEHGSVSMKLKTARMPVVSYTECIESDPTLFGRFISEAVYCASDRNSTSVCLGDSGGGMYFSTGDHYELRGIVSFSGKTLTGGCNVDKYVAFTNIAYYYPWISSLTRDEIEHYDNLPKRISEQKCKEFAQLARKRNNGVCYNARSPHSVAIVNGSILICSGVLISEFFVMTSYNFCLKNYSDKIANLFIRIAYDLDLEVKAIYRHPDSESTPGVDLGLIELTDRVKLERQLIPACLANEGTENLYDNLLRTGFSGKRVYEFFESSENRLMPLKECKDYMSKTSSTEVASNQICIQLQETSSEEDDTPSHNQGIVGSGLQTFNSRSCMSTVVGVTSRMQQGDLSVALYTRVASTLGWIENIVWGGGRDLEAVATTQMPVWFTFYFRLVTNNETGELEARLFNAETGKDA; from the exons ATGAGGATAGTTAGCGTTTTGGCGACAGCGCTTTTTTGGTTCCAGGTGAATTGCTCGGATGACGATGAGTTTACCGGTAACAATGCCCTCTACAGGTGTGGTATCCAGAAGCGATTCGGGGAGCAGCTGATCCATCACGGTTGGAGTGCCGAACTTGGTCAATGGCCATGGCACGTGGCCCTGTATCAGGAGGAAAGCGGCAATTTCAGCTACAAATGCGGGGGGACGTTGATCGATCAAAGGCACATTCTTACGGCGGCCCATTGCGTGGTTCAGAAAAATGGACTACCCTTTGAGGGGGACAAGCTCATGGTGGAACTGGGGAAGCACGATTTGTACGATTATCCGGATCAGGTGCAGGTGAGAAATGTGAGTGAAGTTCACGTCCATCCTGAGTACAGTCCCAATAGGCATGATATTGCCGTTTTGGTTCTGGAGAAAATTGTTCGGTACTCGGATTTTGTGGTTCCCATTTGTATGGAAGATGTCCGGAGAGGCCTGCGGGATGATTTGATAGGCGAGAGAGGATGGGTCGCTGGATGGGGGTTGGATGAGCATGGATCGGTATCGATGAAGCTTAAAACGGCCCGCATGCCTGTGGTTAGCTACACCGAATGTATCGAGAGTGATCCGACGCTGTTTGGGCGTTTTATCTCCGAGGCAGTGTACTGTGCAAGTGATCGGAATA GTACAAGTGTGTGTCTGGGGGATAGTGGCGGTGGAATGTACTTCAGTACCGGGGATCATTACGAGCTGCGGGGGATCGTTTCTTTTTCGGGCAAAACTCTTACTGGAGGCTGCAACGTTGATAAGTATGTCGCATTCACCAACATTGCGTACTACTATCCGTGGATCAGTAGCTTGACCCGGGACGAAATCGAGCATTACGATAACTTACCGAAGAGGATTAGCGAGCAAA AGTGTAAGGAGTTTGCTCAATTGGCAAGGAAACGCAACAACGGAGTGTGTTACAATGCCCGATCGCCCCATTCG GTTGCAATCGTTAATGGGAGCATTCTTATCTGCAGTGGGGTCCTAATTAGTGAATTTTTCGTCATGACATcgtataatttttgtttgaaaaatta CAGTGACAAGATTGCGAATTTGTTCATTCGAATTGCCTACGATTTGGATTTGGAAGTTAAAGCCATTTACCGTCACCCGGACAGCGAAAGTACGCCTGGAGTAGATCTGGGATTAATCGAACTGACCGATAGAGTAAAACTGGAACGCCAACTGATCCCGGCTTGTTTGGCCAACGAGGGAACCGAAAACCTGTACGACAATCTACTGAGGACGGGATTCAGTGGGAAAC GTGTCTACGAGTTTTTCGAAAGTTCCGAGAATCGGTTGATGCCACTGAAGGAGTGTAAGGACTATATGTCGAAAACCTCGTCGACCGAGGTGGCCTCCAATCAGATTTGCATCCAGCTGCAGGAAACTTCGTCGGAGGAGGATGATACACCGTCCCACAACCAGGGCATAGTCGGAAGTGGATTGCAGACGTTCAACAGTCGGAGTTGCATGTCCACGGTTGTCGGAGTGACCAGTCGGATGCAGCAGGGCGATTTGAGCGTGGCACTGTACACCCGGGTGGCTTCGACGCTCGGTTGGATCGAGAATATCGTCTGGGGCGGGGGAAGGGATCTGGAAGCCGTGGCCACCACCCAAATGCCGGTGTGGTTCACGTTCTACTTCCGGTTAGTCACGAACAACGAAACCGGAGAGCTCGAAGCTAGGTTGTTCAATGCCGAGACTGGTAAGGACGCTTGA
- the LOC129755619 gene encoding polyserase-2-like isoform X2, protein MRIVSVLATALFWFQVNCSDDDEFTGNNALYRCGIQKRFGEQLIHHGWSAELGQWPWHVALYQEESGNFSYKCGGTLIDQRHILTAAHCVVQKNGLPFEGDKLMVELGKHDLYDYPDQVQVRNVSEVHVHPEYSPNRHDIAVLVLEKIVRYSDFVVPICMEDVRRGLRDDLIGERGWVAGWGLDEHGSVSMKLKTARMPVVSYTECIESDPTLFGRFISEAVYCASDRNSTSVCLGDSGGGMYFSTGDHYELRGIVSFSGKTLTGGCNVDKYVAFTNIAYYYPWISSLTRDEIEHYDNLPKRISEQKCKEFAQLARKRNNGVCYNARSPHSVAIVNGSILICSGVLISEFFVMTSYNFCLKNYDKIANLFIRIAYDLDLEVKAIYRHPDSESTPGVDLGLIELTDRVKLERQLIPACLANEGTENLYDNLLRTGFSGKRVYEFFESSENRLMPLKECKDYMSKTSSTEVASNQICIQLQETSSEEDDTPSHNQGIVGSGLQTFNSRSCMSTVVGVTSRMQQGDLSVALYTRVASTLGWIENIVWGGGRDLEAVATTQMPVWFTFYFRLVTNNETGELEARLFNAETGKDA, encoded by the exons ATGAGGATAGTTAGCGTTTTGGCGACAGCGCTTTTTTGGTTCCAGGTGAATTGCTCGGATGACGATGAGTTTACCGGTAACAATGCCCTCTACAGGTGTGGTATCCAGAAGCGATTCGGGGAGCAGCTGATCCATCACGGTTGGAGTGCCGAACTTGGTCAATGGCCATGGCACGTGGCCCTGTATCAGGAGGAAAGCGGCAATTTCAGCTACAAATGCGGGGGGACGTTGATCGATCAAAGGCACATTCTTACGGCGGCCCATTGCGTGGTTCAGAAAAATGGACTACCCTTTGAGGGGGACAAGCTCATGGTGGAACTGGGGAAGCACGATTTGTACGATTATCCGGATCAGGTGCAGGTGAGAAATGTGAGTGAAGTTCACGTCCATCCTGAGTACAGTCCCAATAGGCATGATATTGCCGTTTTGGTTCTGGAGAAAATTGTTCGGTACTCGGATTTTGTGGTTCCCATTTGTATGGAAGATGTCCGGAGAGGCCTGCGGGATGATTTGATAGGCGAGAGAGGATGGGTCGCTGGATGGGGGTTGGATGAGCATGGATCGGTATCGATGAAGCTTAAAACGGCCCGCATGCCTGTGGTTAGCTACACCGAATGTATCGAGAGTGATCCGACGCTGTTTGGGCGTTTTATCTCCGAGGCAGTGTACTGTGCAAGTGATCGGAATA GTACAAGTGTGTGTCTGGGGGATAGTGGCGGTGGAATGTACTTCAGTACCGGGGATCATTACGAGCTGCGGGGGATCGTTTCTTTTTCGGGCAAAACTCTTACTGGAGGCTGCAACGTTGATAAGTATGTCGCATTCACCAACATTGCGTACTACTATCCGTGGATCAGTAGCTTGACCCGGGACGAAATCGAGCATTACGATAACTTACCGAAGAGGATTAGCGAGCAAA AGTGTAAGGAGTTTGCTCAATTGGCAAGGAAACGCAACAACGGAGTGTGTTACAATGCCCGATCGCCCCATTCG GTTGCAATCGTTAATGGGAGCATTCTTATCTGCAGTGGGGTCCTAATTAGTGAATTTTTCGTCATGACATcgtataatttttgtttgaaaaatta TGACAAGATTGCGAATTTGTTCATTCGAATTGCCTACGATTTGGATTTGGAAGTTAAAGCCATTTACCGTCACCCGGACAGCGAAAGTACGCCTGGAGTAGATCTGGGATTAATCGAACTGACCGATAGAGTAAAACTGGAACGCCAACTGATCCCGGCTTGTTTGGCCAACGAGGGAACCGAAAACCTGTACGACAATCTACTGAGGACGGGATTCAGTGGGAAAC GTGTCTACGAGTTTTTCGAAAGTTCCGAGAATCGGTTGATGCCACTGAAGGAGTGTAAGGACTATATGTCGAAAACCTCGTCGACCGAGGTGGCCTCCAATCAGATTTGCATCCAGCTGCAGGAAACTTCGTCGGAGGAGGATGATACACCGTCCCACAACCAGGGCATAGTCGGAAGTGGATTGCAGACGTTCAACAGTCGGAGTTGCATGTCCACGGTTGTCGGAGTGACCAGTCGGATGCAGCAGGGCGATTTGAGCGTGGCACTGTACACCCGGGTGGCTTCGACGCTCGGTTGGATCGAGAATATCGTCTGGGGCGGGGGAAGGGATCTGGAAGCCGTGGCCACCACCCAAATGCCGGTGTGGTTCACGTTCTACTTCCGGTTAGTCACGAACAACGAAACCGGAGAGCTCGAAGCTAGGTTGTTCAATGCCGAGACTGGTAAGGACGCTTGA